Proteins encoded together in one Lysinibacillus sp. FSL K6-0232 window:
- a CDS encoding Mu transposase C-terminal domain-containing protein has protein sequence MELVENMLLRNKDGEIIRIVFVNRFSSIIYVIAMDEGSRWPYPINKEDIFVAMADGEVTLLKEDPYFRHVYEEDLSGAEKQRRDRAYEIITYVLQQVEHEEQIYLRKYRQKVINHSVSVFQVSKNTIKDYLIKYWKGGKVRNALLPNFYNCGAKGRDKKVSEVKRGRPRKYGIKKGVNVDEKMKKIFMISLNRYFYNKKQNTLKTAYELMIKDFFTIEKEEQNGVIIPILKADIPTYHQFYYWYRAFNQLKHEVSKRHGSRVYHQKHRAIIGNSSQDAGLGPATLWQTDSTPLNVTCVSSVNRNILVGKPLLHLVVDVYSRLIVGFNLSFESLNAYSGAMVALQNSMTSKKQFCARYGIEIDDDEWDVACIPNRIFTDRGELNGSRIESAIEGLGISIQNSPSYRPELKGVVEQALNQIQMQLAPHVDGASISGKRVRERGESDLRLKANLTIDELTAIIIKLILFHNNHHVLQDYELTEEMLEAGVEKIPREIWRFGLRHQKGQLRKLPEEVIKINLLQSDTATITPQGLRYKKLLYASEYSLQNNWFESARNNGSKRVKIKFDARDLTEIYMINEEGNLHTLKLLDHLSKYYGKSIDEIEKIIEFEKELDEKSKERELQKKVKLFTDIEEIVAEGKRKTEAEHDSSISKTKKLKGIKENQRMERELQRERLKKEKEEYITPSEEILVENNDGDGLSLFRSLRDRNEV, from the coding sequence ATGGAATTAGTGGAGAATATGTTGCTACGAAACAAGGATGGAGAAATCATCCGAATTGTATTTGTAAACCGATTTTCTTCTATTATATATGTAATTGCCATGGATGAAGGGAGTAGATGGCCATATCCGATTAATAAAGAAGATATATTTGTCGCTATGGCTGATGGAGAAGTTACTTTGTTAAAAGAAGACCCGTATTTTAGACATGTTTATGAAGAGGATTTGAGCGGTGCTGAAAAGCAACGAAGAGATCGTGCATATGAAATCATTACCTATGTACTTCAACAAGTTGAACACGAAGAACAAATCTATCTTCGTAAATATCGGCAGAAGGTGATTAATCATTCGGTTTCCGTTTTTCAAGTGAGTAAAAATACTATAAAGGATTATTTAATTAAGTATTGGAAAGGAGGAAAGGTTCGTAATGCTTTGCTTCCCAATTTTTATAATTGTGGAGCAAAAGGTCGAGATAAAAAAGTTAGTGAAGTGAAAAGGGGAAGACCTCGAAAGTATGGTATCAAAAAAGGGGTCAATGTAGATGAAAAAATGAAGAAAATTTTCATGATCAGTCTCAATCGCTATTTTTACAACAAAAAGCAAAACACATTAAAAACAGCATATGAGCTGATGATAAAAGACTTTTTCACGATTGAAAAGGAAGAACAAAACGGTGTGATTATTCCAATTTTGAAAGCAGATATCCCGACCTATCATCAATTTTATTATTGGTACAGAGCTTTTAACCAACTTAAACATGAAGTTTCAAAGCGACATGGCTCAAGGGTGTACCATCAGAAACACAGAGCGATTATTGGAAATTCATCTCAAGATGCAGGGTTAGGGCCAGCTACATTATGGCAGACAGATTCAACACCCCTTAATGTGACTTGCGTATCCAGTGTAAACAGGAACATCCTTGTGGGGAAACCATTGTTACACCTTGTAGTAGATGTCTATTCACGATTAATAGTCGGATTCAATCTATCGTTTGAATCATTAAATGCTTATAGTGGGGCAATGGTTGCTTTGCAAAACAGCATGACATCAAAAAAACAGTTTTGTGCAAGATATGGAATTGAGATAGATGATGATGAATGGGATGTAGCTTGTATTCCTAATAGAATCTTTACGGATCGAGGAGAATTAAATGGTAGTCGAATCGAAAGTGCAATTGAAGGATTGGGAATTTCAATACAAAATAGCCCAAGCTACCGCCCTGAACTAAAAGGAGTTGTTGAACAAGCTTTGAATCAAATCCAAATGCAACTGGCTCCGCACGTAGATGGTGCTTCAATAAGTGGAAAAAGAGTTCGTGAACGTGGAGAAAGTGACTTAAGGCTAAAAGCAAATCTAACAATTGACGAATTGACGGCAATCATTATTAAGTTAATCCTTTTCCATAATAATCATCACGTTCTACAAGATTATGAATTGACCGAAGAAATGTTGGAAGCAGGAGTTGAAAAAATTCCAAGAGAAATATGGAGATTTGGATTAAGACATCAGAAAGGTCAGTTGAGGAAGTTACCCGAAGAAGTTATCAAGATAAATTTATTGCAGTCTGATACGGCAACCATTACGCCTCAAGGACTAAGATACAAGAAGCTACTATATGCATCTGAATATAGTTTACAAAATAACTGGTTTGAATCAGCCAGAAATAATGGAAGCAAACGTGTGAAAATTAAGTTTGATGCCAGAGATCTAACTGAGATTTACATGATAAATGAAGAAGGAAATCTCCATACCTTAAAGCTTCTTGACCACTTATCAAAATACTACGGGAAGAGTATTGATGAGATTGAAAAAATCATTGAATTTGAAAAAGAATTGGATGAGAAAAGCAAAGAGAGGGAGCTTCAAAAGAAAGTAAAACTGTTTACTGACATAGAAGAGATCGTAGCAGAAGGTAAAAGAAAAACGGAGGCAGAGCATGACAGCAGTATAAGTAAAACAAAAAAGTTGAAAGGGATAAAAGAAAATCAACGCATGGAAAGAGAGTTACAGCGTGAGCGATTGAAAAAGGAAAAAGAGGAATATATT
- a CDS encoding TnsA endonuclease N-terminal domain-containing protein, with the protein MVSSYYSTSIKVQKYLKEGRGQGIGINYIPWTKTSDYSSLGRATRIKGIKIPRIFHLQSDIQYRAFLLFEYHSSVIDIRETYPLLDVMETINIDDLRFDKYRDKDTNEPFVIITNFLLTLRDEKGKERLIARTVKNTSELKRKITWEKLEIERRYWSEKGIEWKVITEKQMPRILAKNLEWIRETLLEGNEEEFDKDLLSTHLLSELFNNDHLPVRNVLRQFDKTEGLAKGTGLFLFRYLIAKKDIRVNLYQLIDLSETVKNLTLMEMEEHVWN; encoded by the coding sequence ATGGTTTCATCATATTATTCAACAAGTATAAAAGTACAAAAATACCTTAAGGAGGGGAGGGGACAGGGGATTGGAATCAATTACATCCCTTGGACAAAAACATCTGATTATTCATCTTTGGGTAGAGCTACACGTATAAAGGGAATAAAAATTCCACGAATTTTCCATTTGCAGTCGGACATACAGTACAGAGCATTTTTACTATTCGAATATCATTCAAGTGTGATTGATATTCGTGAAACTTACCCATTGCTTGATGTGATGGAAACGATAAATATTGATGATTTAAGATTTGACAAATATCGAGACAAAGACACAAATGAACCATTCGTTATTATAACCAATTTTTTGCTGACGCTAAGAGATGAAAAAGGTAAAGAGAGATTAATTGCCCGCACTGTAAAAAATACATCCGAGCTAAAAAGGAAAATCACATGGGAGAAGCTTGAAATTGAAAGGCGATACTGGAGCGAAAAAGGAATTGAGTGGAAAGTGATTACGGAAAAGCAAATGCCACGTATACTTGCAAAAAATCTTGAATGGATCAGAGAAACCTTACTGGAAGGTAACGAAGAAGAATTTGATAAAGATTTATTATCTACTCATTTATTAAGCGAACTGTTTAACAATGATCATTTGCCAGTTAGAAACGTTTTAAGACAATTTGATAAAACAGAGGGGTTAGCAAAGGGAACGGGTTTATTCCTATTCCGATATTTAATAGCGAAAAAAGATATTCGAGTAAATTTGTATCAATTAATAGACCTGTCGGAAACGGTTAAGAACCTAACTCTAATGGAAATGGAGGAGCATGTATGGAATTAG
- a CDS encoding site-specific integrase has product MNVVNPIRCKKQLEAVKGYLRGKNKRDYLLFMVGITSALRISDILSLKVNHVWDGKKPAEFIELNEKKTGKYKRFPVTPNLKKAIKEYMAEYDGCPDDYLFVSRVGKNKPISRQYAVMMLNQACDMVGVEESFGTHGMRKTWGYWAFKSGISLDYISIALNHRSIAETKRYLGLLQEDLDNIYLQVNL; this is encoded by the coding sequence ATGAACGTTGTCAATCCAATCCGATGCAAAAAGCAACTGGAAGCTGTCAAAGGTTATCTTCGAGGAAAAAACAAACGAGATTATCTACTATTTATGGTTGGTATTACATCCGCACTTCGCATCAGCGATATCCTAAGCTTGAAAGTTAATCATGTATGGGATGGAAAGAAGCCTGCAGAGTTTATCGAATTAAATGAAAAGAAAACGGGCAAATACAAACGGTTTCCAGTCACACCAAACTTGAAAAAAGCAATTAAAGAGTATATGGCTGAATATGATGGATGTCCAGACGATTACTTGTTTGTTAGCAGGGTCGGCAAAAACAAGCCAATTTCCCGTCAGTACGCTGTCATGATGTTAAATCAAGCGTGCGATATGGTTGGTGTAGAGGAATCTTTCGGTACTCATGGGATGCGAAAGACATGGGGGTACTGGGCTTTCAAAAGCGGAATTTCATTAGACTATATTTCAATTGCACTCAATCACCGTTCAATAGCAGAAACAAAAAGGTATTTGGGGCTTCTTCAAGAGGACTTGGATAATATTTATCTACAAGTGAATCTGTAG
- a CDS encoding YgiT-type zinc finger protein — MILAPEKNDYRVKTTCSCGSTAKRREGNSEFFIGPRKIIIKNIPHFYCSYCDKEIFDSTLGTEDLLMYAFKNNLNEVDWNEKSLYI; from the coding sequence ATGATCTTGGCTCCCGAAAAAAATGATTATAGAGTGAAAACAACTTGCTCCTGTGGAAGTACAGCCAAAAGGCGAGAAGGGAATAGTGAGTTTTTTATTGGACCACGTAAAATTATAATCAAGAACATCCCTCATTTTTATTGTTCTTACTGTGATAAAGAGATATTCGATTCTACATTGGGAACTGAAGACCTTTTAATGTATGCATTTAAAAATAATTTGAATGAAGTAGACTGGAATGAAAAATCCTTATATATATAA